In Capra hircus breed San Clemente chromosome 5, ASM170441v1, whole genome shotgun sequence, the DNA window AATACTGATTAAGCAAGATGAATTCTTATATAGCTTCAACTACAACAGTTTTAAAGACAAGTACAAGCTTCTTTGCCACAAAATTCACAAAAAAAGTAATTGATTGAAGAATATCTCTTTTatgcaaaatatacattttaggatATAATTCAATTAATATTCTACTATATACTGACATAGTTCttgataatttaataaaaaaatactcTCATtgccagaattttatttttttcatatttataattgAGGTAACAATGATGAAATACTTGAATCATGAATAATATTAATGAGTTTAAGTCAAATAACTTTTAAGAACTTAAAACAAATCTGAGACTCCAAATGGGTCAATTTTGACAAATAGGCACTGAAAATTTTACAACATAATACGACAAGCTACTATAAGtggtttattaaaaataaacgaTACAGTTAGTGTTTGTGGATCTAACcaacaaaggagaaataaaggaaattaagACAGACCTATAGTATACCAATATCACTGCTTTTATGATCACAGCACAATCTACTGCAGGTCCACAAAGGGTAATTCACAGAGGTGTGGGCCTTACTGGAAGCTCCAGAGATGTTGATCGTGACTCTGGCTTTCTTTGATGTGAGATGGCCAAAGCTGTTGACCCATGCATACATGTTGGTATTTACAGCTGTTTCACGGACACCAGCCAGTCCTCAGCAGACCACTCATATGGGCAGCACCAAATGAGTTCCAGCCACAGCTCTTGCATAGGCTTCTCATGCCTCATGAAGACGCCAGGATCTCTTCCAAGTGCAACCTGGTCACATCAGGGCACATTCAGCAGCAGAAGTCTGTTTCCAGAACAGTCCTTGGTATGGCTAAATTCCACTGTCCCTTTTTCAGCAGTCAAAAATCCATGATAAATTCTGTATAACACTGCAGTCAATAACAGCAGCACCAGACAGTATATTAATTCCTTTACCATAAAGTTGTGTTTAATTATAACTTTCTATGTGTAGTGTTATCAAAAGCATCACTGAATCTCTAAATACCAGTTGTTTACGTCTGGGTAAATACATTGCTGTACAAGGTCTCTGACATGCAGGTCATGCTCTAGGACTTGGGGATATAAAGTAATACATGTTATGTGGCCAATTCTAAAAGTGACAACTGTCTCCCTAACTGGAAATAAACATGAGCACTAGGAATCAGCAGTCTCAAGGATCCCAAATGCCTTAAAAATACTGTTTATCTCTCAGTTTATAGAATGGTAGTTTCTTCCCTCTCATGTCCAATACATCAGACACACTACCGCTATTGCATTTGTAGGGATGTGCAAACAGAATGTCTTCCACTTGGACAGAATAAGACACCCTGAGGGTTTCACTGGTGTGTCCTGATGAATTCTGGTTGCTAGGTAGTAGAAACTGACACTGCAGCAGGCAATCAAATGCAACGGTAAAACTGCTGCTTAAATCCTGCTTCTCAAAAAGGTTCACAGTACTGATTAACTTAGGTAGTCTACGGGGCATCATTAATTTATACACAAAGCAGAGAGGCTGTTCCAAGTAGTGAAGAAGGCAAGGGGCAGGGGAGAAGACCCAGTACTAAAATCATGAACACCTTATCAAGGCATTTCTGTGCTTCATGGAGACAGATGGCATATACATATAAGACAGGGAGCTAAGACATACGGACAGAACAACATACAGGACAAAGCACCTGATTAAACACTGCCTGAAAACCTGATCAATGCTGTCGGTCGGGAATTTAAGGCTGGTCAAGAAAGCTTCCTGTGAACAACAATGCTCTTTGttgtttgcaaaaaaaaataaaaaattaaataaaagaagggGGTAAAAAAGACAAGAATTTTGAGTGGTATTTGGCACCCTGACTCTGAAAACGATGACAAAttctgggattaaaaaaaataaaaaaaaaccatgaGTCTAGTTCCAAATAGCAATTCCTATCTGAACGATGCAAGCCTGGCTGGCAGTTACCTTTCTCTCATGTTTTGTGCCTTCCCCAAGCCATTAAGTAAGAGATCTGGCCTCGGCTTGCGTGTAACCAGTAATGACAATCTCTTTGCAGTTATCTGTGTGCAAACAACCAGAGACATTCAGAACTCCAATACAgcattttggaagaaaagtaaatCAATCAAGAAATTAaactatttaaaacaaattttttttcaaagaattataaagaaaaaaaaattgtcaaggaGAAATTCACCCTCCCTGCCCCACAATTCAACATGCAGAACAGTCAACCAGTGCTTTCACATCAGCAGGATGGTTCGATGCAAGTACACATATCCCGAGCCCTCTGCGGTCCCCGAACTCTGTGACATTGCTTTCAGGTGATAAAGACAAGATGGTCCATGCAAATGAGCTGACCAAAGTCACGTTGCGTGCATTCAAAACAGAATCCCAGACATCTTCAGAATGGTTCAGAGTCACAAGAAATGAAGTCCCCATGAAGTAGCTGGCATTTGGAAGCACAATGATATAAATATATCTCCCTGAAGATGTGTTTATGTATTAGGCTACCCGCCAATATCTGATGCTATCTGTCATTTTATTGCGAAAGGAGATCAGGGCAATTCATAAGGAGAAGTGGTAGCACTACAAGGATAAGATTCGTTTAAAGCCCGGATAAGATTCGTCAGCTACCCAAATGGCATTTCTGACTTCAGATAGTAGTATCATGCAGGATTTATACTGTATTAATGGCGTCTGGAGTAACTCTACATTTAATTATTTCCATTACGGGGTAAACAGTACTTGAATTAAGACCATTTAGCCAACTGATGCAGTTTGGTTTACAAGATAGATGGGATGGGAGATCGAGAGCGCCTCAGAGGACAAGGAGAGTTGTAAGGTGAAGTTACTGGAGAGAGCCTCAGAGCATTGCCTGCCAAGCCCGCTATGTTGTTTAAGCTTCGggatttttcatatccttttatggAAAAATGCACAGACATCAGTTGAATTCAACCAGAAAATAGACACAGACAAACAATATCATGCAGGGTAATCAAAGTGCTATTTTTGAGCTCAAAGAATTCGCTTACAAAGAATTCAATATTGAGACAATTTAcaactctaaaaaagaaaaaaatgaagcttaCTGTAGCTGTCATTTCCAAAAGATTAAGCCAGCTATCACAAATTACTATTGTAATACTTCAAaatctattcttttccaaatataGTTTGTATTGATGCAATTTTGACATATTCAGTATCAGAAAACTTTTAAGAATTATGCAAAGCAACTTAAGTAAGATACAAATTTggctaatatttttaaatttcagaatatgtccctgaaaaaaaataaatgagctattttttctcttttcattcttattttagtATTCACTAAGCTAATAAAGCTTGCTTAAGTTTAAGTGGAcaactctttcccagcatctttaaTCTTCCAGCTTTATGGGGTTAAAAGGATGATTCGTCAATAATGGCTTTTAATGCCATTATCTAGGTGATGTAGAATGAATGCCTATTTCTAATCccttgtattaaaaaataaataaatatataatataaactgAGTCATCATTTCAGTAAACTTAAATCTgattttgattatatattttcaGCTGATTCTTCCCTGCCAGGAATGAAGAATAATTTGATATTAATCCACTTTTTCTTCCTATTATCTTGCATTCTAATCTTCTGTTCATAATAATCACTGACTTACAGAATCCTTCCCACTTACAGGTCTTTCCAACAAACTTTAACCCACTGATTTGCCTTAGCTGCTCAACCCACACCCCATCAAGGACACTTTTAGGAGGAGTATATATTGTGGtattttttattagaaaagactAGAGGCAGGTAAACGAGGTAGTGAGTACCTACTGTAAAAGTAGAGGCAAAATTGTCTTAAAAGGCAGGCAATCATTAACTGAAAAAACAGGCATTATTATACAATTCAGTAAATAAATGTTCTGACAGCTCCACTGAAAAAGTGTTATAGATCCGGAAAATGAAACAGCTCTGCTGTGGGGTAAGGTTTGACTAGTAGGAACCCCCTCTCTACATACACACCCACAAACTTTCAGCAGATTAGatgttttctttgatattttgtcGATGAAAATTTATGTCATCCACTGATTACAGTAAAGTTCTCTAGGACGTAATTTCTGCTAATGAGAAAATTATCTGCCTATGTTTTATTAGTATTTTGAGCTATAACGCATAAGAGCTGGCATATATTTCATTCTGCTCTGCTGGGTGATGGAACAGTTAATGAGAGAATgtcttaaataattaaaaaggaaTTGCAAGTCATTCACTCTTACATAGGGACCTTCACATTCCTAGAGGGCTAATTATCATTCCTCTTCTGTAATGCGATTGGAAATATAACTAGGATTGGAGAAAGAATAATTTATCCAAGTTGACTTGGATTTTTAGTGTAACCTAAAAATGTAAACTAGACTATAAACATTGATTGGTTTTGATTAAAAGCAACCTCGTGAATATACATGAATCAAAGAAGTTGCTAATAACTATAAACCATCCTTGTAAAAATAGACATCTTGTTCCCCACAATAACCGTGTTCCCTATGAGACTTCCAAAAAAGGTAAAAATCTGTTTAACAATTTATATTAATCATGTTATTTACATGTAAATCTTGGTTGCCCTTGCAAATGTTTAGTTACTTTTCTGAATTATAGTCattaagataaatattatttattctgtttataaGTCCTTCTAATAACTATGATTTCAGTGTCCACTTGAGAAGGGTTCCCTTATAATTTAGTAACAAGTATTTAATTagtaaaattatgtttttcatATACATTTATTCTTCCTTTATTCTGCAGGTTCATTATGATTAGAAAATTTGACAAAATTTTGCCTCATCAAGCTTTTATTGAATGGAATgactgaaaatataatttatgaGAATAAGCAATACTGAACTCAATTTGAACTAACATCTAAATACACGATATACACTTTATACAGCTTTTAAAAGCACATATTTGTTTGGGGCAATATTGAAACTGCCTGTTTGTGCACTATCAATGAGATGTTTATGTTCatgtaaaatgatatataaataaaactactgtataaataaaatcataggtTCTAAGTTTTGGGAGTCCATTCTTTTAGGTAATCCACATGTTTTCTTAATGTATGCCCAActgcatttacacttgttgatagaaaaagaatacaatgggaatccagttatttttctcatctatataGGGGAGAATTTACATAACTCAAAAATCAGGTCAGTGTAGGAAACGATTAGAAGCATACAGAAGATAAATATGTGAGTGGGAATAATGGAAGGTGTCTCTAATCTATataaaggaaaggagaagaaatgaaTGGATTTCTAACAGACATGACAGAGAAAGCACTGAGAAGATTAAGTGAGAATAGCCAGAAATGTTACCAGATCCAGGGAAAAACACACAGATCTACAAAATAACTAAGCAAGAATGAAAAAGGATTTGCTTATAGTgagaaatgatgaaaaataaaaagctcatAGTTGGGTGTTCAAAGATGCTCTCATTGATAGAATTTGTATTTGTGAAATAAGATCACATGTATAATGTTCTCATAGAAACACAATATCTTATTAATTGCTTTGCTATGGAATTTTGCCATTTTACAGGAAAACTATTACAggtgctttatagttttcaaagTCTTCTTAAATATGTGATCCCCTTTGAcagtttaaaattcaaaatattatctAACATAGAAGAAAAACATTCTAGCTAGAGTCTTAACATGTAGCCCTAGTATAAATATTGCATGTGATATTTTATTGAATGATGCTTAAAGTATATCCAAATATAACcacataatacataaaaatacatatatacacatatggatatatgtatatacatatatagtgatTAAGATTACAAGGCACTTTAAGTACTATATTCTATATTattagttatatacatatattttaagtacTGTGATAGagtattaattataaaaatattttaaaactattgtaACAATATAAAATAGTGAAAAATCAGATAACTGAAATACATTTTGGTACAAGAGATAGATGCAGAGAGTGACAGTTCTTGGAAtgaagtataatttaaaatattacacgTTAAAGCAACAAAAGAAGagtcctctgtcttctcttttgtATGGAGACAGAAAGAACAATGTAAAGTgctcagaagaaacaaaaatgaagacaacatgggtaatgagctatttcaaaggaaataggcttcataaaataaatattttagacttaaaGCGGTAAAGTATTCTGTAGGGAGAAATTGCAATGAATAGCAAATAagcacaatatttttaaaatgcagttgcACTAACATGAAACTTTTAGAGTGGCTTTTCATTCAAATTCAGTCAATTGCCtaagaaattattatttcttcatAAGAAATTTGTAGTTCTTTCTCCATTCTGTCCGTAAATCGAGTAAAATAACCTTGGCACTAAGGCAACTGGAATTCTCAAAGCAGAAGGTGTTCTAAGAGCATACCAGAACTTTGACAAGGGTGGGTTATAAGTGTCACGAAACTAATTTCTTGAGGATAAaaagtgtccaattctttggttggcaaagtttaataaaatgaaaatgaaaactagcACCTAAGGAATAGTCATAGATGGTTGATACAATCTAGTGAAATAAAACCACATGCTGGAGTGGAGCTTCAGTATCCTGCTATATTTCTTAACCAAGATGCCTACCTAATACAATGTATCCATTCAACAGATATTAAGTATCTTCTATGAGCCAGGAATTGTTCAgggtcaattaaaaaataataataaaatgattactGCCCAGAAGAGAAATTTGGCATTTTGACTTTTGTAAGTACATTTGTAAGTACGGTAAGTAACCTTTCCACTGATTGTGTATACTGTTCTGTATGGCCAGAGGATCATGTACCTTAGCAAGCTCCTGACATTGAGATTAATTACTGGGGAAAATTTGCCCAAACACTGGATAAGAGACcattaagtgaagttgctcagtcgtgtccgactctttgtcatcccatggactgtagcctaccaggctcctctgtccatgggattttccaggcaatagtactgaagtagattgccatttccttctccaggggatcttcccgacccagggatccaacccgggtctcccacattgtagacagacgctttaccgtctgagccaccaggataagAGACCATTACAGTATGTTTAATGCtttactttaaagaaaaagctttattattgttttataattatCAACCACGTGTCAAACAGATGCATAGAGTTAATTAGTGAGTTTAATTCATTGAAGAAAAAAGATAACTTTTCAAGGCTGctgaatatattatattaaaacaaTTAAATGATTGACTTAATTATTAAATACTTCATTACAATTCTGCCCATAGACaaatgaaaaaccaaaacataaaaaaaaaagaaagggtgaAATGTCTTTCAGATATGACAATCAAGTTGGCTGTcatgatacatatttttaaatgtttataatgaGATAAGATGTAATGAGGCAAAAAAGCACTATGATGTCATAGTTGTTCCTAGAAAATGATGAACGAGCATTTTACATCACTCCATACATTTGCAgcatttaattgctaagtcaccTGACAGGATGTGATGAAATGCATGCCTACCTTTCCTGATCCCTCCATCAGAGGTGCACGTGTAATCACCTGCCGTCAGCAGGAAACATGTCTCCCCtcttctgtgtctgtctctggtACTAGAGCGCCTGATGGGGAGCCTTTCTGGGGGTGATACTGGCGGCTCACTTCCTGCACTCTCGTCACCTGATAACACTGGTCACAGCGCCGTGCCCATTGGCAGACAGTGATGATGAGGCAATGAGACAACACAGAGAGTTTACACCCAATGTCCATAGTACAGTCACTCGATAATACAAAGTACAACAACCACAACATGATAAGAAAAGAATTTTCATCACTCGTCACAAAAACTTACATGGAGCAAAATGGAAATgtattgaaaaggagagaaaggttCTCagggaaattttaatttcatgttggATTTTATCTAATATGACAACGACTTTTACAAAAGTAACATGATTCAAAGTAAGTGTGATAATGTAGTAGCACACGAAATTAATATCTTTCCACTTTTGACAGGTTATCTAGATACTGTACGTCTTTAAAAATGGAGCCTACTGAAGGAAAAACTCCTAAGTAAATAATTGTCTTTGCAGGGCTAAAAGACATatgctttcattattttctgaaagtaatttttcccaaattttataatgaaaacaatCCCAAAGTTTACAGATTTTGTGTCCAGGTTCTCTGCTTTGAAGTGACATAGTATTTTTGAGCATAACAATGGAACAACATCACCTTCTCCAAACGCCCTTGAAACATTTACGTCTAAATACTTGCCAAAGACTTTCACGTCCTATAGCCTAGATGCTAGCTGGTAACAGTGCTTGCCCAAGCTGAGAGTGTGTCCTCCTTTTCATGCCCTTCAGAAAAGCCCTGCACAGGTAACTCAGAACAATCCAATAAGGGCAGCAACCCAAACCTTCTTTCACAAGGACATTCCTGGACAGCAACTCTCAGAAACATACTGACAGAATTTGCAAAACAATCTACTAAATAAACATGAGGACTttgaataaaatcttttaaaaagcagttcaGTCCCAGTCAagttcccccccccaccccccgccaccatTTAATCCATAACAGCTTCTGGGAGCTAAGGAGGCAACCTGTGAAAATGTCACTTGCTTTTCCCATTTGTTTGCtagtttgcttgttttgtttaatCAGTGTTATTTCTAAATAATGCTAAATTATTCACATGAGATtgtcataaattatttttctacagGAAGAAGATTAAACTATTTAAGTTATAGGGAATGCATATATTTAGCATTTCATAGATGACAAAAAATTAGTTAAATTGTGAGGTCTACAATATATTTCATCTGTACTAGACATAACAGATTAGAGAAGACACTATTTATCACTTTGGCAAACTGAATGTCAATTTACAGTCAATTAACTCTAGATTATCTATGGCAATAGAGAGAAGTAGGAATTCAGCTAATTTCAAGCAGGAATTTATCCAAAATTATATTCTGGAAGGGAAAAGCAACCAGTGCAGAATgcataaaaaaggaaatccatGGAGAAATTCAACCTTCCTATTGATTAGCCAAAGCAGATCCTCTAGACCCTGCATAATGTTGGGCTGATTGTACTACATAGCACTTTACCCAAAGCAAAGGAATTATATTGAAATAGCCTAATTTAAGAATAATGAAAACTTAATCAACCCTCCATAATATTAATAAGAAAGACCTTTACTTTCCAAAGGGCACTCTTACATATCACCTCTTCAGTGTTTAGGCCTTTGAAACATAAACATCCCTTCTTTTTATGTAACTTCTTCTTGTGAATTAGGTCAAAATGCATGGCCCCGTGTGGCAGAGATAAAACTGAGACAAACACACCAAGCCAAATGATATGGAGATCAACATTTTGAGAATGAAGGATGGAAAATGTCCAATATCATACCACCACATCGTGCagggaaacaaagaaacaacggcacaaaagcaacaaaaaggcaaaagaaaatattGGCGCCGTCAGCACAGGGCATTCCCGTCAAAGCAGGAGAACTCTATAGACCAGCTATGCGGACTTCTACTTAGGATTCATTTAGAAAAGCTACAGTCTAGCTATCTACAAGCCTGACACAAACAGATTTTGTAAAGGGGTAGAACTGAAAACTCCAAACATTTGCAGAAAATGAGAAGGTGACTTCTACTTAAGGGACACACTGGTCTATAAAGTATTTAATGGCATGCATTTGAAACCGTGCCTTACCTGATCTGTTATGTTCCAGAAGCCGATTGTCTTTGCCCAGACACGTGTCACCCTGTTTGCTGTTGCAGGCCATGTTTAATTCTGTCTTGCAGAAAGCAGGCGAGCTTGCCTGAGGAGCAGGAGGGAtgtgcttctttctttttctcggAAGCTTCTGCTTCGCCATCGCCAAGGAGTAGTACATTCCGAAGTTGTTGACAATGACAGGTACGGGCATGGCTATTGTCAGCACTCCAGCCAGAGCACACAGGGCTCCCACCAGCATCCCCGACCACGTCTGGGGGTACATGTCTCCATAGCCCAAGGTGGTCATGGTCACGACAGCCCACCAGAACCCAATggggatgtttttgaactgcgtgTGCTCACTAGCTGAAGGGTCGTTGGGCTGGGCACCCACTCTCTCCGCATAGTAGATCATAGTAGCAAATATCAAAACTCCTAGAGCCAGGAAGATTATGAGCAGCAAAAATTCATTTGTACTCGCTCGAAGAGTGTGTCCAAGCACCCTCAAACCTACAAAATGGCGGGTGAGCTTGAAGATCCTCAGGATCCTCACAAATCTGACCACTCTGAGGAAGCCAAGTACATCTTTAGCAGCTTTAGATGAGAGCCCGCTGAGGCCCACCTCTAAGTAGAAGGGTAGGATGGCCACGAAGTCAATGATATTCAAGAGGTTTTTGACGAATTCAAGTTTATTGGGGGAGAAAACAATACGGACTAAAAATTCAAAAGTAAACCATACCACGCACACTCCTTCTACATACGTCAAGGCAGGATCCGTTTCAATTTCATACTGTGGAACCACGCTGGTGCCATTGGTGACTGATTCTGTCTTGTTTTTGACAATATTGAAAGCTTCGTGTGTCTCC includes these proteins:
- the KCNC2 gene encoding potassium voltage-gated channel subfamily C member 2 isoform X3, with product MGKIESNERVILNVGGTRHETYRSTLKTLPGTRLALLAASEPQGDPLPPQPPARSPPPRPPPRSPGPGGCLEGGARNCSARGGDHPAGGGREFFFDRHPGVFAYVLNYYRTGKLHCPADVCGPLFEEELAFWGIDETDVEPCCWMTYRQHRDAEEALDIFEAPDLLGGDPGDDEDLAAKRLGIEDAAGLGGPDGKSGRWRRLQPRMWALFEDPYSSRAARFIAFASLFFILVSITTFCLETHEAFNIVKNKTESVTNGTSVVPQYEIETDPALTYVEGVCVVWFTFEFLVRIVFSPNKLEFVKNLLNIIDFVAILPFYLEVGLSGLSSKAAKDVLGFLRVVRFVRILRIFKLTRHFVGLRVLGHTLRASTNEFLLLIIFLALGVLIFATMIYYAERVGAQPNDPSASEHTQFKNIPIGFWWAVVTMTTLGYGDMYPQTWSGMLVGALCALAGVLTIAMPVPVIVNNFGMYYSLAMAKQKLPRKRKKHIPPAPQASSPAFCKTELNMACNSKQGDTCLGKDNRLLEHNRSDNCKEIVITGYTQAEARSLT
- the KCNC2 gene encoding potassium voltage-gated channel subfamily C member 2 isoform X2, translated to MGKIESNERVILNVGGTRHETYRSTLKTLPGTRLALLAASEPQGDPLPPQPPARSPPPRPPPRSPGPGGCLEGGARNCSARGGDHPAGGGREFFFDRHPGVFAYVLNYYRTGKLHCPADVCGPLFEEELAFWGIDETDVEPCCWMTYRQHRDAEEALDIFEAPDLLGGDPGDDEDLAAKRLGIEDAAGLGGPDGKSGRWRRLQPRMWALFEDPYSSRAARFIAFASLFFILVSITTFCLETHEAFNIVKNKTESVTNGTSVVPQYEIETDPALTYVEGVCVVWFTFEFLVRIVFSPNKLEFVKNLLNIIDFVAILPFYLEVGLSGLSSKAAKDVLGFLRVVRFVRILRIFKLTRHFVGLRVLGHTLRASTNEFLLLIIFLALGVLIFATMIYYAERVGAQPNDPSASEHTQFKNIPIGFWWAVVTMTTLGYGDMYPQTWSGMLVGALCALAGVLTIAMPVPVIVNNFGMYYSLAMAKQKLPRKRKKHIPPAPQASSPAFCKTELNMACNSKQGDTCLGKDNRLLEHNRSVLSGDESAGSEPPVSPPERLPIRRSSTRDRHRRGETCFLLTAGDYTCTSDGGIRKDNCKEIVITGYTQAEARSLT
- the KCNC2 gene encoding potassium voltage-gated channel subfamily C member 2 isoform X1 is translated as MGKIESNERVILNVGGTRHETYRSTLKTLPGTRLALLAASEPQGDPLPPQPPARSPPPRPPPRSPGPGGCLEGGARNCSARGGDHPAGGGREFFFDRHPGVFAYVLNYYRTGKLHCPADVCGPLFEEELAFWGIDETDVEPCCWMTYRQHRDAEEALDIFEAPDLLGGDPGDDEDLAAKRLGIEDAAGLGGPDGKSGRWRRLQPRMWALFEDPYSSRAARFIAFASLFFILVSITTFCLETHEAFNIVKNKTESVTNGTSVVPQYEIETDPALTYVEGVCVVWFTFEFLVRIVFSPNKLEFVKNLLNIIDFVAILPFYLEVGLSGLSSKAAKDVLGFLRVVRFVRILRIFKLTRHFVGLRVLGHTLRASTNEFLLLIIFLALGVLIFATMIYYAERVGAQPNDPSASEHTQFKNIPIGFWWAVVTMTTLGYGDMYPQTWSGMLVGALCALAGVLTIAMPVPVIVNNFGMYYSLAMAKQKLPRKRKKHIPPAPQASSPAFCKTELNMACNSKQGDTCLGKDNRLLEHNRSVLSGDESAGSEPPVSPPERLPIRRSSTRDRHRRGETCFLLTAGDYTCTSDGGIRKGYEKSRSLNNIAGLAGNALRLSPVTSPYNSPCPLRRSRSPIPSIL